One genomic region from Argentina anserina chromosome 2, drPotAnse1.1, whole genome shotgun sequence encodes:
- the LOC126784577 gene encoding probable flavin-containing monooxygenase 1 produces the protein MAAQLLNQTNLHSVSKIGIIGAGISGIAAAKQLSGHSPVVFEATDSIGGVWKHCSYASTKLQTPRCDFEFSDYPWSERDNANFPSHIEVLDYLHGYATHFDLLKFVKFGSKVVEIRYVGGDSTSTQTSESSKSGEYGNLLAGHPVWEVGVQSFDHPDSTIEWYGFEFIVVCIGKYGDIPRIPSFPRNKGQEVFKGKVLHSMNYSKLDEEAARELVKGKKVAVIGYKKSAIDLALECAEANQGSDGQPCTMVVRNLHWTVPSYWIWGLPFFLFYSTRSSQFLHERPNQSFLKSLFCLFSSPMRKAVSKFIESYLLWKLPLEKYGLKPEHPFLEDYASCQMAILPENFFPEADKGNIQFKRASKWWFWNGGIEFEDKTRLEADVVLLATGYEGKKKLQSVLPEPFRSLMLDASGTMPLYRGTIHPLIPNMAFVGFIESVSNLHTAELRCKWLSRVVDNEFKLPSVKEMLDQISREMEVMKRTTRFYKRHCISTFSINHSDEICEEMGWKSWRKSNWFSEAFIPYNSRDYNEEEED, from the exons ATGGCTGCGCAGCTTCTTAACCAAACCAACCTTCACTCAGTCTCCAAAATAGGCATCATAGGAGCTGGTATTAGCGGAATCGCAGCCGCCAAACAACTTTCTGGTCACAGTCCAGTGGTCTTTGAGGCCACTGACTCGATCGGGGGAGTTTGGAAACACTGCTCTTACGCTTCCACCAAACTCCAAACTCCTCGTTGTGATTTTGAGTTCTCCGACTATCCTTGGTCTGAGAGAGACAATGCAAACTTTCCTTCCCATATTGAGGTCTTGGATTACTTGCATGGCTATGCCACACACTTCGACCTCTTGAAGTTTGTCAAGTTCGGTTCCAAGGTTGTGGAAATACGCTACGTAGGTGGTGATAGCACCAGTACTCAAACATCTGAAAGTTCGAAATCCGGGGAGTATGGGAATCTTTTGGCCGGCCACCCTGTTTGGGAGGTCGGGGTTCAAAGTTTCGATCATCCAGACAGTACCATTGAG TGGTATGGATTCGAGTTCATTGTGGTGTGCATCGGGAAATATGGAGACATACCAAGAATACCAAGCTTCCCTCGCAACAAAGGTCAAGAAGTGTTTAAAGGAAAAGTCCTGCACTCCATGAACTACTCTAAGCTAGACGAAGAAGCTGCACGTGAGCTCGTCAAGGGCAAGAAGGTTGCAGTCATCGGCTACAAGAAGTCCGCCATAGATTTGGCACTCGAGTGTGCCGAGGCTAACCAAG GATCAGATGGGCAACCGTGTACTATGGTAGTGAGGAATTTGCATTGGACTGTTCCATCATATTGGATTTGGGGACTTCCATTTTTTCTGTTTTACTCAACAAGGTCTTCTCAGTTCCTTCATGAAAGACCAAACCAGAGCTTCCTCAAATCCCTCTTCTGCCTTTTTTCATCCCCAATG AGAAAGGCAGTTTCCAAGTTCATAGAGTCATACTTGCTGTGGAAGCTTCCTCTAGAGAAGTACGGCCTGAAACCGGAGCACCCTTTTTTGGAGGACTATGCTTCTTGCCAGATGGCCATTTTGCCTGAGAACTTCTTCCCTGAGGCAGACAAGGGTAACATTCAGTTTAAAAGAGCATCAAAGTGGTGGTTTTGGAATGGTGGAATTGAGTTTGAAGACAAGACCAGACTTGAGGCTGATGTTGTTCTTCTTGCTACTGGTTATGAGGGAAAGAAGAAGCTACAATCAGTATTACCTGAACCTTTCCGCAGTCTCATGCTCGACGCTTCTGGCACTATGCCCTTATACAG GGGTACAATCCATCCATTGATTCCCAACATGGCATTTGTGGGTTTCATAGAGAGTGTTTCAAATCTGCACACAGCAGAGTTGAGGTGCAAATGGCTATCAAGAGTTGTCGACAACGAGTTCAAGCTTCCAAGTGTGAAAGAAATGCTTGATCAGATAAGCAGAGAGATGGAAGTGATGAAGAGGACGACGAGGTTTTATAAGAGACACTGCATTTCCACTTTCAGCATCAATCACAGTGATGAGATTTGTGAAGAGATGGGATGGAAGTCTTGGAGGAAGAGCAACTGGTTTTCAGAGGCTTTTATCCCTTATAACAGCCGAGACTATaatgaagaggaggaggattgA
- the LOC126783306 gene encoding uncharacterized protein LOC126783306, with translation MRQSRYSKQETDQLMEIDDLSKLKEEPHHLSGAYIRSLVKQLTSSRTRDTMNPKDLLHCGTKFREGFSETQNTQQPQQPQQHKKQVRRRLHTSRPYQERLLNMAEARREIVTALKFHRAAMKQASEQQQQHQEEEKQPQSQQLLPQPHYPCSEPEGRIKSRRNPRIYPSNSTNFYETLPYSSNLSHQYSSFPNQFSWNSSRIPPPPLYENFDFKALPSQTLGLNLNIKDFNNINTTLYHNSNSPPFHSTSGSGSGSFSASTSSLSSSSSPSLSIATDHELAGSSAAVSRMEMEAPAVADADDSGITTSGGDGLHAAMDDEEMAEIRSIGEQHQMEWNDTMNLVTSAWWLKFLKAEDDDGYHLPFDEVLEFPAWLNANEGSFQQHLNDYYSADYFQDPALPCMDIGEFEGFDGEWLA, from the exons ATGAGGCAGAGTCGATACTCAAAGCAAGAGACTGATCAGTTAATGGAAATTGATGACCTTAGTAAGCTCAAAGAGGAACCTCATCATCTTTCTGGTGCTTATATCCGTAGCCTAGTGAAACAACTCACCTCTTCAAGAACCAGAGACACCATGAACCCCAAAGACCTCCTTCATTGTGGCACCAAATTTAGGGAAGGATTTAGTGAAACCCAAAATACACAGCAACCCCAACAACCTCAACAGCACAAAAAACAAGTTAGGAGGAGACTCCACACCAGTAGACCATACCAAGAAAGGCTCTTAAACATGGCTGAGGCTAGGAGGGAGATTGTCACTGCTCTAAAGTTTCATAGAGCGGCTATGAAACAAGCCAGTGAACAACAGCAACAacatcaagaagaagaaaagcagCCACAATCGCAACAATTGCTGCCTCAACCCCACTACCCCTGTTCTGAGCCAGAAGGAAGGATTAAATCTAGGAGAAATCCTAGAATTTACCCATCAAATTCAACCAATTTTTATGAAACTCTGCCTTACTCATCCAATCTTTCTCATCAATATTCCTCTTTCCCTAATCAATTTTCCTGGAATTCTTCGAGaattcctcctccacctcttTATGAGAATTTCGATTTCAAAGCTCTTCCAAGCCAGACCCTCGGCCTGAATCTCAATATTAAAGATTTCAACAACATAAACACTACCCTTTACCACAACAGCAATAGCCCCCCATTTCACTCAACCTCAGGCTCAGGCTCAGGCTCATTCTCAGCTTCGACCTCATCcctatcatcatcttcttccccAAGTCTCTCTATTGCCACTGATCATGAACTTGCTGGTTCATCAGCTGCAGTATCACGCATGGAAATGGAGGCCCCTGCAGTAGCTGATGCTGACGACTCTGGCATCACCACAAGCGGTGGAGATGGATTGCATGCAGCAATGGATGATGAGGAGATGGCGGAGATCAGATCAATCGGAGAGCAGCATCAGATGGAATGGAATGACACCATGAATTTGGTAACTTCGGCATGGTGGTTAAAATTCTTGAAGgctgaagatgatgatggatACCACCTTCCATTTGATGAAGTCCTGGAGTTTCCGGCCTggttgaatgcaaatgagggCAGTTTTCAACAGCATTTGAATGATTACTACTCAGCAGACTATTTTCAAGATCCTGCCTTGCCATG CATGGACATTGGAGAATTTGAAGGTTTTGATGGTGAATGGCTAGCTTGA